A window of the Camelus ferus isolate YT-003-E chromosome 22, BCGSAC_Cfer_1.0, whole genome shotgun sequence genome harbors these coding sequences:
- the QTRT1 gene encoding queuine tRNA-ribosyltransferase catalytic subunit 1 — protein MAAAASPTSLESAPRIMRLVAECSRSRARAGELRLPHGPVATPVFMPVGTQATMKGITTEQLDALGCRICLGNTYHLGLRPGPELIQKAHGLHGFMNWPHNLLTDSGGFQMVSLVSLSEVTEEGVSFRSPYDGEETLLSPEKSVEIQNALGSDIIMQLDDVVSSTVTGPRVKEAMCRSVRWLDRCIAAHRQPDKQNLFAIIQGGLDADLRATCLEEMTKRDVPGFAIGGLSGGESKSQFWRMVALSTSRLPKDKPRYLMGVGYATDLVVCVALGCDMFDCVFPTRTARFGSALVPTGNLQLKKKQYAKDFRPIDPECTCPTCQKHSRAFLHTLLHSDNTAALHHLTVHNIAYQLRLMSAVRASIVEKRFPDFVRDFMGTMYGDPTLCPAWATEALASVGITLG, from the exons ATGGCGGCAGCCGCTAGCCCAACTTCCCTGGAGTCCGCCCCGCGCATCATGCGGCTGGTGGCAGAATGTAGCCGCTCCAGGGCCCGGGCAGGCGAGCTGCGGCTGCCGCACGGGCCCGTGGCTACTCCAGTGTTCATGCCAGTGGGCACGCAGGCCACCATGAAGGGCATCACGACCGAGCAGCTGGACGCCCTGGGCTGCCGCATCTGCCTGGGCAACACCTACCATCTGGGTCTGAGGCCG GGCCCTGAGCTGATCCAGAAAGCCCACGGTCTCCACGGCTTTATGAATTGGCCCCACAATCTGCTGACG GACAGCGGCGGCTTCCAGATGGTGTCTCTGGTGTCCCTATCCGAGGTGACGGAGGAAGGTGTCAGCTTTCGATCCCCTTACGACGGTGAGGAGACCCTTCTGAGCCCGGAGAAGTCCGTGGAGATACAGAACGCGCTGG GCTCAGACATCATCATGCAGTTGGATGATGTGGTCAGCAGCACTGTGACGGGGCCACGCGTGAAAGAGGCCATGtgcag ATCAGTCCGCTGGCTGGACCGGTGCATTGCAGCTCATCGGCAGCCAGACAAACAGAACCTCTTCGCCATCATCCAAGGAGGGCTGGATGCAGATCTCCGGGCCACCTGCCTTGAAG AGATGACCAAGAGAGATGTGCCAGGCTTTGCCATCGGGGGCCTGAGCGGGGGCGAGAGCAAGAGCCAGTTCTGGAGGATGGTGGCACTGAGCACCTCGAGGCTGCCTAAGGACAAGCCCCGATACCTGATGGGGGTCGG ctatgCCACCGATCTGGTGGTCTGCGTGGCTCTCGGATGCGACATGTTCGACTGCGTCTTCCCCACACGGACAGCG cgCTTTGGCTCCGCCCTGGTGCCCACGGGGAACCTGCAGCTGAAGAAGAAGCAGTACGCGAAAGACTTCCGCCCCATAGACCCCGAGTGTACCTGTCCCACCTGCCAGAA GCACAGCCGAGCCTTCCTGCACACACTGCTCCATAGCGACAACACGGCCGCTCTGCACCACCTCACTGTCCACAACATTGCCTATCAG CTGCGGCTGATGAGTGCCGTGCGCGCCAGCATCGTGGAGAAGCGCTTCCCTGATTTCGTACGGGACTTCATGGGCACCATGTATGGGGACCCCACCCTCTGTCCCGCCTGGGCCACTGAAGCCCTGGCCTCTGTGGGAATCACACTGGGTTGA